In a single window of the Gossypium hirsutum isolate 1008001.06 chromosome D02, Gossypium_hirsutum_v2.1, whole genome shotgun sequence genome:
- the LOC107910746 gene encoding ABSCISIC ACID-INSENSITIVE 5-like protein 5, producing the protein MEANMKLKNFGSNQPLPADGGGNTLLSRQPSIYSLTFDEFQSTMGGIGKDFGSMNMDELLKNIWSAEETQTMAFYSGGLDAYGGLQRQGSSTLPRTLSQKTVDEVWKDISKEYSIGKDGIGTAAGTNHVPQRHQTLGEMTLEEFLVKAGVVREDTQFAGKDNNVNGGFFDGFQQGGRTPNFMGNRLSEVGFQASNLPLNVNGVKSNQHQLPQQQQPIFPRQPAVGFGFQMPLQSGGQLGSPGNRGGITGMGDQGPPNGLIQGGKMGMVGLGGPVSVATGSPANHFSSDGIGKSSADTSSVSPVPYVLNGSSRGRKCSAVEKVAERRQKRMIKNRESAARSRARKQAYTTELEAKLAKLKEENEELRKKHAELMEMQKNQVMEMNMQQGPKKQCLRRTRTGPW; encoded by the exons ATGGAGGCTAACATGAAGTTGAAGAACTTTGGAAGTAACCAACCACTACCAGCTGACGGCGGTGGGAATACTCTGTTAAGTAGACAGCCATCGATCTATTCTCTAACCTTTGATGAGTTTCAAAGCACTATGGGTGGAATAGGCAAAGATTTTGGGTCTATGAACATGGATGAGTTGTTGAAGAACATTTGGAGTGCTGAAGAAACTCAAACAATGGCTTTTTACAGTGGTGGCCTGGACGCATATGGAGGGCTACAAAGGCAAGGGTCTTCGACTTTGCCAAGGACGCTAAGCCAGAAGACTGTTGATGAGGTTTGGAAAGATATTTCAAAGGAGTATTCAATAGGGAAAGATGGGATTGGAACTGCAGCAGGGACTAATCATGTGCCCCAAAGGCACCAAACATTAGGGGAGATGACTTTGGAAGAGTTCTTGGTGAAGGCTGGTGTGGTAAGAGAGGACACCCAATTTGCTGGGAAGGATAATAATGTTAATGGAGGGTTCTTTGATGGGTTTCAACAAGGTGGTAGAACTCCAAATTTCATGGGAAATAGGCTTTCTGAAGTTGGTTTTCAGGCTTCTAATTTGCCTTTGAATGTTAATGGAGTAAAATCAAACCAGCACCAGTTACCTCAGCAGCAACAACCAATTTTTCCTAGGCAACCTGCTGTAGGATTTGGATTTCAGATGCCTTTACAAAGTGGTGGTCAGTTGGGGAGTCCTGGAAATAGAGGGGGAATTACTGGGATGGGGGATCAGGGACCACCTAATGGTCTTATTCAGGGTGGAAAGATGGGGATGGTTGGTTTAGGAGGGCCAGTCAGTGTTGCAACTGGATCACCTGCTAACCACTTCTCATCAGATGGGATAGGGAAGAGTAGTGCAGATACTTCCTCTGTCTCGCCGGTTCCTTATGTGTTAAATGGAAGTTCTAGGGGTAGGAAATGCAGTGCTGTGGAGAAGGTTGCCGAGAGGCGGCAAAAGAGAATGATAAAGAACAGAGAATCTGCTGCAAGATCTCGAGCTCGAAAGCAG GCTTATACTACGGAGTTGGAAGCAAAACTTGCGAAGCTAAAAGAGGAGAACGAAGAATTGCGGAAGAAACAC GCAGAATTAATGGAAATGCAGAAAAATCAGGTCATGGAGATGAACATGCAGCAAGGACCTAAGAAGCAATGTTTGCGAAGAACACGGACCGGTCCATGGTGA